The Candidatus Nanoarchaeia archaeon genome contains the following window.
AATACCCCTATTAAAGGGCTCGTAGTTTAGTAGCAGAACACACCCCTCGCACGGGTGAGATCCCGGGTGCGATTCCCGGCGAGTCCATGACGAGCCGGACCAGGAACGCAGTTCCGCTGCCCGGCGAGTCGATCGAGCCAATAAATTCTCCCTTTACATTATCTCCTGCAATATATCTTTTCTACTTTCTCCTCTCAGTTTTCTCATTGCCTTGGCCTCGATTTGCCTCACTCTTTCCCGTGTGACGCCAAAACGATTGCCGACTTCCTTAAGACTATGTGTTCTCATCGGAAGCCCATGAAGCGGAATTCCGTATCTGAGCCGCATCACGGTCTCTTCCCTCTCTGTCAGCGAAGAGAGCACATCTTCTATTCTGGCAAGGCTCTCCTCATCTGAACCGATATCTGAGGGATAGCGTATGGTTGTATCGGGGATACAATCCTTCAGCTCTGCCTTTTCGTCCCTTCCACATTTTGTGTGGATTGAGATCTCTCCCTTTTTGTATTTCACTACATCAACCTCTTTGGGTTGTATGCCCAGTCTTTCAGCAACCTCTTCAGGACTTGGAGATCTTCCTAACTGTTTCATGAGATCATCCTGTGCACGGTTAATCCTTCTGATTTCCACTTGTTTTCCGACAGGCACTCTGACGTTTTTCGCGTGGGTATCAATTGCCCGACCTATCGACTCCTTGATCCACCAGGTTGCATACGTGGAAAATTTATACTCTTTCTCCTGCTGAAACTTCTCAGCAGCCCGCATCAGGCCGAGGTTGCCTTCCTGGATAAGGTCATCCATATCCATGCCTTTTCCTCTATATCCTTTGGCAATAGAAACTACCAGACGCAGATTTGGCAGAATAAACCCATTCACAGCATCCCGATACTCGTCAAGATTCATCCTCAATGTTGCATACTTCTTTGAGATCCCCCTATGCTTTTTGGCAAGCGAATCCGATTCTTTTGAAGAACATCGCTCTAATCTCTCTTGATACCTCTGCTTCTGGGACGCAAATCTCTCCAGCAGCATGTCTGACATCTCTGCAACCATGCCGAGTGCAAGCCATTTTCCACGAAACGCTTCCCTTGCTTTTTGCCTGGAATACCCGTTTAATATAAATTCCATATCTGAGTAGAACTCACGATAATCCTGTTCTTGTGGATCACCTATCTCTGTCGCATCCTGAAACAGCCACCCGAGTTGCTTAACAAACCCAGCCTGCTTTGGAGGTGATATGCTTTCTGCAACAGACATCCCTACCTTTTGATACCCCACAGGATTATGCAGATACCCTCCAGAAATATACTCTCCTGCGCAAAAAATCAAGGGCATATAATGCCTGACGAGTTC
Protein-coding sequences here:
- a CDS encoding sigma-70 family RNA polymerase sigma factor; the encoded protein is MLPSDVYSLPWYFAASKQLLTREQEAELGEKKDSAGLRLKEAVIEVGLDELVRHYMPLIFCAGEYISGGYLHNPVGYQKVGMSVAESISPPKQAGFVKQLGWLFQDATEIGDPQEQDYREFYSDMEFILNGYSRQKAREAFRGKWLALGMVAEMSDMLLERFASQKQRYQERLERCSSKESDSLAKKHRGISKKYATLRMNLDEYRDAVNGFILPNLRLVVSIAKGYRGKGMDMDDLIQEGNLGLMRAAEKFQQEKEYKFSTYATWWIKESIGRAIDTHAKNVRVPVGKQVEIRRINRAQDDLMKQLGRSPSPEEVAERLGIQPKEVDVVKYKKGEISIHTKCGRDEKAELKDCIPDTTIRYPSDIGSDEESLARIEDVLSSLTEREETVMRLRYGIPLHGLPMRTHSLKEVGNRFGVTRERVRQIEAKAMRKLRGESRKDILQEIM